From the genome of Methanoregula boonei 6A8:
GTGGAATCAGGGAGCATGGAGCCCCATATGAACATCGGGGACCTGGTCGTGGTGGTTGCCCCCGATCGGTTCGGTCCCCTCCAGACATGGGACGAGGCCCATGCCACCGGGTACCAGAAGTTCGGTGATTACGGGGACGTGATCATCTACCGCCCCAACGGCCAGACTGATTTCTGGGCCCAGATCGGCCTCTTGCCGCTCTCCAGCCAGCATCCGATCATCCACCGGGCCATGACCTGGGTGGATGCCGGTTCGCCCGAACCTACGTACATCAACCCGTACGGCGGGGAGGCTACACCCCTCAGATATACCCCGATTACAGTAAGCAACACGACAACATACGGCTACTACATCCTCTATCCGCAGGATAATGCCACGGCCCTGCAGAACCTCTCTGCCTCGGCTCAGGGCATGGGCTTTGGTGATGCGGCCGGAACAAAGTACTTCCTCCCCCAACAGTACATCACGAACGGCTCCGGATTTGTCATGTATGGTGACGCCACGACCCACGGCGGCTACATCACCAAAGGAGATAACAACCCGGTCAGCGATGAAGGCTACATTACGGTGGACAACCAGGCGATCGAGCCGGTGGAGAAGCAGTGGGTGGTGGGAAAGGCTCTCTTCACGGTCCCCTATGTAGGCCTCCTGCCGCTCCATATCTGGTGGGTAATTATCATCGTGATCATCGGGATGGTTGCCTGGGACTGG
Proteins encoded in this window:
- a CDS encoding S26 family signal peptidase translates to MADNQDPQGIRAQIQAFRTSDHWAVSLARDILWVVAVVGCIALALYLICGTWPAVVTVESGSMEPHMNIGDLVVVVAPDRFGPLQTWDEAHATGYQKFGDYGDVIIYRPNGQTDFWAQIGLLPLSSQHPIIHRAMTWVDAGSPEPTYINPYGGEATPLRYTPITVSNTTTYGYYILYPQDNATALQNLSASAQGMGFGDAAGTKYFLPQQYITNGSGFVMYGDATTHGGYITKGDNNPVSDEGYITVDNQAIEPVEKQWVVGKALFTVPYVGLLPLHIWWVIIIVIIGMVAWDWYAKKKEEGPAKKGGKQKAAGKGSRKNK